From Xylanibacter oryzae DSM 17970, a single genomic window includes:
- a CDS encoding RagB/SusD family nutrient uptake outer membrane protein gives MKRTIKYIGCGLISAFVFSSCSDSFLDEKKNYDNVSTDIYNYYSGANGRVNDVYGWCLPTPNVQEVQLWKYPSAGSNDLIGKSTEEYSGFGSFVDPDNPLSSTSSTNSVPDYFMSTQSNVQEAVYGRIRNINDCISGIKGGSLSEDDKNTFLGQCYFFRAWCYYNLVKWYGGVSIVTDVQNPDESSVTPRSSAKDCIAFILSDLDKSAQMLASKTMKGGWGSSDYGRVTTGTALALKGRTLLLWCSPLFNRSNDESRWKSAYDTMKSELDSINACGYGLYSTSNNVNGSDFASMFSQTGRNPEAVFITLFNNFLDNGLNDTQKNNSWERFIRPSNTTGGGKNASAMIIDMFPMADGKRPATCDTYTKLAVSDSTYDENYPFVGRDPRFYRTFAFPGFRWAYSGDPTQADSHNPSYDSGKNYAVWNYVWYTSTSDQANPESGNSYGADNLLTSKSGVYVRKKSDDYDVNNSPLYQWNAKDANGGFAHSGAQHMEIRYAEVLLNLAEVACGANQLSDAVALLQKIRARAGYSASNNYGLQSNLTSDQAACMSAIIYERQIEFAYEGKRFDDLRRWMLFDGGATKVAGAPSTWTLTGWGGNTCTWLGFKPLNGQRRENMEFRVADKFGLGGTTYDSDPLVKNNVTRCAAVDLRKDLGPQLQTLKAWYKSNLVLKLKKGDARNASHVDEYMYFNPRYYFLGLSSGASVVNKSLPQTIGWEDSNNGGAAGTFDPLAQ, from the coding sequence ATGAAAAGAACTATAAAATATATTGGTTGCGGTTTGATTTCTGCATTCGTATTTTCATCTTGTAGTGATTCTTTCCTAGATGAAAAAAAGAACTATGACAATGTAAGTACTGATATTTACAACTATTATAGTGGTGCAAACGGCCGTGTAAATGATGTCTATGGATGGTGTCTTCCTACACCGAACGTACAGGAAGTGCAACTTTGGAAATATCCTTCAGCCGGAAGCAATGACCTGATTGGTAAGAGTACAGAAGAGTATAGCGGTTTTGGATCATTTGTTGATCCGGATAATCCACTTTCATCAACTAGTTCAACCAATTCGGTACCTGATTACTTTATGAGTACTCAGAGTAACGTACAAGAGGCTGTATATGGTCGTATCCGTAATATAAACGATTGCATTAGTGGTATAAAGGGTGGCTCTTTATCTGAAGATGACAAGAATACATTCCTTGGACAGTGCTACTTCTTCCGTGCATGGTGTTATTATAATTTGGTAAAATGGTATGGAGGTGTATCTATTGTAACTGATGTGCAAAATCCTGATGAGTCTTCGGTTACTCCTCGTTCTTCGGCAAAAGACTGTATCGCATTTATTCTTAGCGATCTTGATAAATCGGCTCAAATGCTTGCTTCTAAGACAATGAAAGGCGGTTGGGGTTCAAGCGATTATGGACGCGTTACAACCGGTACAGCTCTGGCTCTTAAGGGACGTACATTGCTGCTCTGGTGCAGTCCTCTATTTAACCGCAGCAATGACGAGTCAAGATGGAAGTCGGCTTATGATACAATGAAATCAGAACTAGACTCTATCAATGCCTGTGGATATGGATTGTATTCTACATCTAATAATGTTAACGGATCAGATTTCGCTTCAATGTTCTCGCAGACAGGTAGAAATCCTGAGGCTGTATTTATAACGTTATTCAATAATTTCCTGGATAATGGTCTTAACGATACACAGAAAAATAACTCATGGGAGCGTTTTATCCGTCCTTCTAATACGACTGGTGGTGGTAAGAATGCATCTGCAATGATTATAGATATGTTCCCAATGGCTGACGGTAAGCGCCCGGCAACATGCGATACATATACCAAACTGGCTGTTTCTGATTCTACTTATGATGAGAACTACCCATTCGTAGGTCGTGATCCTCGTTTCTATCGTACATTTGCTTTCCCTGGCTTCCGTTGGGCATATTCTGGCGACCCTACCCAGGCAGACTCTCATAACCCATCATATGATAGTGGTAAAAACTATGCTGTGTGGAACTATGTTTGGTATACAAGTACAAGTGATCAGGCTAATCCTGAAAGTGGAAACTCTTATGGTGCAGATAATCTCCTTACAAGCAAAAGCGGAGTGTATGTACGTAAGAAAAGCGACGATTATGACGTAAATAACAGTCCATTGTACCAGTGGAACGCAAAAGATGCAAATGGAGGTTTCGCACATTCGGGAGCTCAGCATATGGAGATAAGATACGCAGAGGTACTGCTTAATCTTGCCGAGGTTGCTTGTGGCGCAAACCAGTTGTCTGATGCTGTAGCCTTATTGCAGAAGATACGTGCACGTGCGGGATACTCGGCATCTAACAATTATGGTCTTCAGAGTAATCTGACAAGTGATCAGGCTGCTTGTATGAGTGCTATAATATATGAGCGCCAGATTGAATTTGCATACGAAGGTAAGCGCTTTGACGATCTACGCCGCTGGATGCTATTTGATGGCGGTGCTACTAAAGTAGCCGGTGCTCCTTCTACTTGGACTCTTACGGGTTGGGGTGGAAACACATGTACATGGTTAGGATTTAAGCCTCTTAATGGGCAGAGAAGAGAAAATATGGAATTCCGCGTAGCAGATAAGTTCGGTTTGGGCGGTACTACTTACGATTCAGATCCTTTAGTAAAGAACAACGTGACACGTTGTGCTGCGGTAGACTTGAGGAAGGACTTGGGCCCTCAACTTCAGACTCTTAAGGCATGGTACAAGAGTAATCTTGTTCTTAAACTTAAGAAGGGTGATGCCCGTAATGCTAGTCATGTAGACGAATATATGTATTTCAATCCCAGATATTACTTCTTGGGTTTATCCTCAGGAGCTTCTGTCGTAAACAAATCTTTACCTCAGACGATTGGTTGGGAAGATTCCAACAATGGTGGAGCGGCCGGAACGTTTGATCCTCTTGCACAGTAA